A section of the Leptospira semungkisensis genome encodes:
- a CDS encoding class I SAM-dependent methyltransferase: MIQKLEQIREEQRESWNKFSSGWKKWDDLFMDFLEPMGNEIIRLLDLKSKDIVLDVAAGTGEPGLTIASQINNGYVIITDLAEDMLAIAKENASIRGINNIDTIACDVSELPFGNETFDSISCRFGFMFFPDMTLAINEMVRVLKPGGKIAASVWNVPDKNFWITAIMGVINKNMEIPAPPPGSPGMFRCAGDGVISDLFLKAGLQKVSVREVNGKLKCVTAETYWNVMTEVAAPIVAALSKADAGMKEKIKKEVLELVNQKYPKDGVMIDSSALVVYGQKA, encoded by the coding sequence ATGATTCAAAAATTAGAGCAAATTAGGGAAGAGCAGAGGGAATCTTGGAATAAGTTTTCATCCGGCTGGAAGAAGTGGGATGACCTCTTTATGGACTTTTTAGAGCCGATGGGCAACGAGATCATTCGATTGCTCGATCTAAAAAGTAAAGATATCGTTCTAGATGTGGCTGCGGGAACGGGAGAGCCGGGACTTACCATCGCATCTCAGATTAATAACGGCTACGTTATCATCACGGACCTTGCAGAGGACATGCTAGCGATTGCGAAAGAGAACGCATCTATTCGCGGAATTAATAATATTGATACGATTGCGTGCGATGTGAGTGAGTTGCCTTTTGGCAACGAAACATTCGATTCTATTAGTTGCCGTTTTGGCTTTATGTTCTTTCCGGATATGACATTAGCGATCAATGAAATGGTGCGTGTTCTCAAGCCGGGCGGAAAAATTGCTGCCTCCGTTTGGAATGTTCCTGATAAGAATTTTTGGATTACTGCTATCATGGGTGTTATTAACAAAAATATGGAGATACCTGCACCTCCTCCTGGCTCACCGGGAATGTTCCGCTGTGCAGGAGATGGCGTCATTTCAGATCTTTTCTTAAAAGCAGGCTTACAGAAAGTCTCCGTTAGAGAGGTGAATGGAAAATTGAAATGCGTCACAGCAGAAACATATTGGAATGTTATGACCGAGGTGGCCGCTCCTATTGTTGCAGCTCTGAGCAAGGCGGATGCGGGGATGAAGGAAAAAATAAAAAAAGAAGTGCTTGAGTTGGTGAATCAGAAATATCCTAAAGATGGTGTTATGATCGATTCAAGTGCTCTAGTTGTTTACGGACAAAAAGCGTAA
- a CDS encoding DUF6691 family protein, producing MKYNIGALIVGLLFAIGLGLSGILQPANIVGFLDVFGKWNPTLLFTMAGAVGVHFITYKLIRKRKTPMFSKDWFIPTRQEITPALIIGSLIFGIGWGLGGYCPTVSVTTLASFETRPIIVFASIIFGMLLFGFMDKKTHLKSRLE from the coding sequence ATGAAGTATAATATCGGCGCCCTGATTGTAGGTTTACTATTCGCTATTGGCCTAGGCTTGTCCGGAATTTTACAACCGGCAAACATAGTAGGATTTCTAGATGTCTTTGGAAAGTGGAATCCCACTCTTCTTTTTACGATGGCTGGAGCCGTAGGTGTTCACTTCATCACTTACAAGCTAATACGTAAAAGAAAGACTCCAATGTTTTCAAAGGATTGGTTTATTCCCACTCGGCAAGAGATCACTCCGGCTCTCATCATAGGGAGTCTGATTTTCGGAATTGGCTGGGGACTAGGCGGCTACTGCCCTACAGTTTCAGTCACTACACTTGCAAGTTTCGAAACAAGACCGATTATCGTTTTCGCCAGTATAATCTTTGGAATGCTACTCTTCGGATTCATGGATAAGAAGACGCATTTAAAAAGCAGACTTGAATAG
- a CDS encoding sulfite exporter TauE/SafE family protein, which produces MLILGYIASFVMGTLLGLIGAGGSILTVPILFYFFGQDATLATTNSLFVVGIAALAGALIKIRRGDTNIKIGILFIIPSFLGIYIARNLLLPSIPNTLIFPFGIILAKSLLIMTIFAIVMTFSSFAIIRSNDPKDTDSSKSNPMSYDFLTIGFKGLTVGMITGLVGAGGGFLIIPALVLLLKFSIKQAIGTSLAIVAANSLFGFAISFTPEQTKSCPLLLIISSLGIGGMFLGQTLSSKMNESYLKRGFGYFTLAIASLILFDQGFRLF; this is translated from the coding sequence ATGCTAATCTTAGGTTATATTGCATCCTTTGTAATGGGAACCCTGCTCGGTCTTATCGGAGCAGGAGGTTCTATCCTCACGGTTCCCATTCTTTTTTATTTCTTTGGACAGGATGCAACGTTAGCCACAACAAACTCCCTCTTTGTAGTTGGAATAGCTGCCTTAGCGGGAGCGTTGATTAAGATAAGAAGAGGAGATACAAATATAAAAATCGGAATCTTATTCATAATACCTAGCTTTCTAGGCATTTATATTGCAAGGAATCTTCTTCTACCTTCCATTCCCAATACATTGATTTTTCCATTTGGAATTATATTAGCAAAATCTCTATTGATAATGACCATATTCGCGATCGTAATGACCTTTAGTTCTTTCGCAATAATCCGCTCTAATGATCCTAAGGATACAGATTCTTCTAAATCCAATCCGATGTCTTATGACTTTCTAACGATCGGCTTCAAAGGACTTACGGTAGGAATGATCACCGGTCTTGTAGGAGCCGGCGGAGGATTTCTCATCATTCCCGCACTTGTATTATTGCTGAAGTTTTCAATCAAGCAGGCAATAGGAACCTCTCTCGCAATCGTAGCTGCAAATTCACTCTTCGGGTTTGCAATCAGTTTCACACCGGAGCAAACTAAGAGTTGCCCCTTGCTTCTCATCATTAGCAGTTTGGGAATTGGGGGAATGTTTTTAGGACAGACACTTTCGTCCAAGATGAATGAAAGCTATCTAAAAAGAGGTTTTGGCTATTTTACTTTAGCCATTGCATCCTTGATCCTATTCGATCAAGGCTTTCGTCTATTTTAA
- a CDS encoding TetR/AcrR family transcriptional regulator, protein MQETSLRETIVTVAGDLFVDRGYNAVSIKQIADAANCTTAALYYYYEDGKGAILKGVLRSLLPEPELVFQECANATSLKELFSCITIKVCAHESANVKKDRWLLAEFPNFGESDRHVIYEKLQAVHSAICTQVSRFLEDPEAVRIISWIFMCTSFGYGQLFGTLQLGKVVPFSIANFAEEISDLLSNSVEIDNRFV, encoded by the coding sequence ATGCAAGAAACAAGTCTACGCGAAACTATTGTGACTGTTGCTGGCGATCTTTTTGTAGACCGCGGTTATAATGCAGTTTCCATAAAGCAAATTGCGGATGCAGCGAATTGTACGACTGCTGCGCTATATTACTATTACGAAGATGGAAAAGGGGCGATCCTAAAAGGTGTTCTGCGTTCGCTCTTACCTGAGCCGGAGCTCGTTTTTCAAGAATGTGCGAATGCAACATCCCTCAAGGAATTGTTTTCCTGTATTACGATAAAAGTTTGCGCGCATGAGTCAGCCAATGTAAAGAAAGACCGCTGGCTTCTGGCTGAGTTTCCTAATTTTGGCGAATCCGATCGGCATGTAATTTACGAAAAACTGCAAGCGGTCCATTCTGCTATTTGTACGCAAGTGAGTCGATTTTTAGAAGATCCAGAGGCTGTGCGAATTATATCCTGGATCTTTATGTGTACGAGCTTTGGCTACGGACAGCTATTTGGTACTTTGCAGTTGGGCAAAGTTGTTCCATTCTCCATCGCAAATTTTGCCGAAGAAATATCCGACTTACTCTCCAATAGCGTTGAGATTGATAATAGATTCGTATAA